gattgatgtaccaggcaaatgccgagccggtcaatgaaaaattgaacaGCCGTAACTTGTGGAAATCACTATTCACATCTCcacattgcgcggtgaaacgagccacgtgctccaacgaagacagggacgattcaccagcaaaaagactaaaatctgggatcttgaagCCCTTCGGGTATCCAAACGTCTCAACGTAAGCTGGGTATGGATGAATAAACTtgggaaacttcggccctttcttcatagcggagtcgatcatccgctgaacttcggtcatatcaacagaTGCTGCTTCGACCCTTTGGTCGGTCCCGTCTGACCTACTGTTCGACCCTCCTCCCTTCTCTAAGTTAATTGTTTTGAGCGGGGCCAGAATAGGCCCGGCCGGTACAATCGGTGCCGGGTTGTTTTCTGGTAAGCAAGTTTGGCGAAGATCGAAAGGCCTGCTGCCACCAACTTGgctaaccagcatttcgagcagTTTGGTTTGCCGATCATTGGCACTGAGTATCGCGTCCtgcagcttgtcaatgcctcgactgaacgtctgctcgactgaccgagactgctcgtccaGTCGCTTTCGGAGGAACGACCTCGTTGGTGGGTCTgttccttcaccaccatcctcatcacattcctctattatcccttcattgagaacgcatgtGTTTCTGTTTGGGATCTCTAAACCACGgagttgaccgccgagattaagttctctctctcggcgagtcgcgctcgtggactcaggtgtaccaacgctaaggggattctgcgcctgtggcacactctgtcctatgctctgactcggtaaatcggctgtcgactttcccatagctgtttttttttttaccgatcgtgtttcaattggcatgaacttcgtagtttagcactgggtcccactgggcgtgccaaaatgttgaccctagaaattacaaaacctacgtggcgcgcaggccgaatatattctaagctaactacgtccttcggtgattgcggggcgtgccaactcgtcggccgaggctcggccgaggagtaaatttgttgatgttgcgttgagcgcgctgctgacttctgtgtcttgcgattgcggccgaggaaggaacaattctcggcctcttgggctctcgagcctgaagacaaggctgctaatttgcgaagttcacgaaccgaattcggcttacaatgtgccgaatgtaataactgtaacaccccacctcgccgagaaggctaatgagatgacctcgaccaacaaggattcgaaaacccttctcgaccgagacttggataggcagtcgaccgttctcgccgcagtgctgttgatgccaacggaagatactgcgagaccgaccgactctacggtgacagagctatctatgccgacttaagatatcaccggttgcttccacagtgctgttgatgccaacggaagatgtgtcagcgaaaaaggaaaagaaaaagatctcaagttgtgagagtttgcgcagggcaattttgtattgatttttgtggggcttttccattgctgaatgtcttgtatttatagaagcagaacaccgagcccgagttctaatcctattcgaactaggtttccttctccggattaacgttacctcaatcagtcctacctctgctaggactacgaatctagtccttaactgagccggattcgccttctagttttactgatctcgtcgagggtccctattgtattaggactcgacttgcactctgatttaaccgatctaggcctagaagcccatgagctgaagCCCCCATGACTTTCTCGCCGTAGTCTTCCCGGGCCGAAAGTGATacctccctcggcccaaactgctattttgggcccaaacacatGTGCATGAGAAATAAGCAGAGTCACATCTTTGCATGAGAACATCAGTCAAAAGAGCCACATTCTTAATGATAAGATATGCAAAGTAAAGTACAAGATGGAACAAGGTCTTTTATAAATGCCTTACCTTGGATCATGAAGACTTTTTCCCAGTCCACTTCCCAGGACAGGTTCCCTTTCTGTTACTTCTTTGTCAGACAGCCGTGAATTGCGAACCAGTTTGGCCCTGTTTGGTACACCATCAGACTTGAGGTCCTCTCTGTTGATGATTACAAAGGAAGGGACACTGCTATTTAGCATCATCAATAGCTTTATAGTATTTTCTACGAACTAAAATGACATCATTTATTGTTTGAGTGATTCAAATTAATACGATATCAGTGTAAAAAGTTTACAAATCTATGTATTCAAAACAAAAAGATTACTGGAATATTGTGCCTAGAGTCGTCAGCTGATAATACTAAATTTATACAATACCTTCACGATATTACATGTTTggcttttgtttctttatcaACTAACAGGGGAGTATCAGGCAATTTACTTCCAATTTGTGCACCATGAGCATTAGTAACCACCCTGTTGAAGATTATCCAAAACAGCTTATAACTTAAATGCCTAATATTCAATTTGTTAAGGGAAAAGTATCACTGTATCACTCACCTTTCCTCAATTGCAGGACGTAGACGCATGGTATCAATCCCGTTGAAACCAGATGAGAGAGATTTTGCTCCTATTAATGATGGCTGACACATTTGAGATCCAACTTCCTCCAATCTCTTAGAAATCTTTGAGTGGAATTCTCCACTTTTGCTTTCATTTGCCAGCGTAACTTTATCAACTGCAGATTCACTGCATCAAAAGACGGAAAATGTAAATGACGCGTTGATACTAATGCTCACATGTTTGCTCCCTATCAGATCTATCTGCTCCAAGAGGATACCCGTTATACATACAGATTAGAGTCTGTTAGTTataagcaattttttttcttcttccgatTACATTATCGTAAGCATTTGCATGTATCAACTCAAAAATTAAATGGTTCTATGCATTCCTCATTGTTTCAGTAACAGATGCACCTGAGTTTCTGGTTATTGTTAGTTTctgtattcaaaaccattatGACTCATGACAGTTTCTACTTCTTATAGTTCCAAACATATGTCAGTGACTTGAAGGATGGAATCAATGAAACAAAGGTGGCAGCTATCAATATGCTCAGAGATTTTCTGACCTGCTCTCTGCAGACAAAGGAAGCTTTGAAGTCAAATTTTGGTCGTCCTTGATACCTTTGATGTTAAGCAGCGTCTTCCTTGAGACGAATGTATTGGAATTGTCTTCAAGATCTAAATCATCTATAGCTGATTCAGTGTTTTCAGTCGAGATATCACTGCCTAACTTTGGTTCAGTGTTTTGTGTAGATATATCACTGCCTGACTTacacccatcaccattcttgCTATCTGAACTATCAACGTTTACTGGTGATGAATCCCTCAAGGGCAAGTCTTCACTATTAGGACCGTCTCCTGCTGACATTTTCTCATCAATATCTTCTTTTCCACTTGAAGTGGTATTAAAATCTGTCTGAAGACAACCATCATTCTCTCCTTCAAAAACGGTACCTCCATTTGAATCAACTCCTCCTACAAGTTGACCAGACAAGTCATCTGTTGCCGGCTTAGCATATGGTTCTGTGGCCGACTCCTTCTCAGATAAATGACTTCGCTGATCTGATTCTTCAACACTCTTAGTCATTACTTTTACTGGAGACCTTGGACCATGTGGAGGTTCCAGATTTTCTGATCTAGATTTTGATGGGCAATTATCATTGATAGAATTAACCTTTCGTAAAACAACTAACGAAGTATCAATCTTTGAAGGGTCCACTCTCTCAGAACCACCATCAAGTGTACCAATATCTTCAGCCAGGTCAATTTTAGAGCCTTGAGGTCCTCTTCTATCAGAAAGAACCTCTTTTCTGCTATCTTGATTCTTATTTGAACTCCTTTCACTTTTCTTTAAGCTTGGATCAAGATCAAAATCATCCAACCCACTTCCAAGAAAGAAAGTGTCAGGTACAAGTACACTTACATCGCTTACGTAATTCAAATAAGGAAACGAAAAGAAAATACAGAGCTTACTAATTGAAATTAAAAGAGAATTTAAAGGGTCTTGTTTCCCCTGACGGTTTCCTTTGGAAGATTCTTCTTCAGATCTCTCCTTGGTTTTTGCAGCTTTTCTGGGCGGGCTTGAGAAATCAAGGTCTGGCATGTCCATTTTGAAATACGATATCTTGCCAAAGTCACCATCCAGATTGAAATCCATATCCTTGAACAGAAAAGACAAAAGGATTCTTATAAGAGTTGTCTGGGATTTCTAGACTCAAACTAGCATACTTGAATCCCAAATTCTATCCTCCTTTCAAAACAATTTGCCACATATTGCCGCGAGTACCAGATACACCAACTAAACGCATAATGGTAGACAATTTACCCATGATACCATACAGAAGTGAATCTACAGAATGGAGTTCAAACAGCGAGCTACAAGATGAACAGAATGGAGTTCAAAATCTACAACCTACCAGAAGCTCAACATTAGGctcagcaaacaaacaaaatcgATTCCATTCTACTTACATAAAATTTTCCGGAAAAATAAGCAAAATTTCCCGGAAAATAAAGAAACGCGCGAAACGACATCAACTAGTTCAAAAATTCAAACGGATTTTCTCGGTCCAGAAAGCATTGTACTGCTCACGAATCCGAAACTTCCTAGTACGAAAAAGAAACTCACCAATTTCAGAGCCGAAACTTGAGAGATAGAGACTCGCACATTTGGTCAGATATCATTTTACCAAGCAATGAGCTCTCTAACTCACAACTCGCACCTCCACAATCTCCATCTCTCAATTTTCGGCTCTGAAATCGGTGAGTTTCTCAATCCCTAATCGTTTCGTACTACGTAAAGTTTCGGATTCGTGAGCAGTACAATGCTTTCTGGACCGAGAaaattcatttgaatttttgaactAGTTGACGTCGTTTCGTGCATTTCTTGATCGATTCCGTGTATTTTCCTTGGGAAAGCTGCTTAATTTCCTGtgaatttgaatgcaagtaGCCAACAGTGGTTTTGGTCCAATTAAATTTGCAATTACACTAATCCTGGATTAGTGTAATTGCAAATTGATTAGGCTTGAGCGTAATAGGCCAACAGTGGTTTAATTTTCCAAATGTGGATTTTGGCCCAATAAAAAAGGCCCACAGTAATAAGAGTGATTgggttttttgttttccttctaattttacTTTAGAAAATAAGGGTGGTTGAAAGTGTCACACTTAGTTTCGGTTCCTATCTTCGTGATTAATACAATGGTGGTTAGATGAATCTTTAACGTCTATGTGAGTCTTTACCAGTTCCCAAAAAGGTGAATATCGCGATTCTATTGTTTGAAAATGGCATTAAAGCGACTGAAAGCATTTTtgctaaaaatatttttgaaatcaatccttactaaaaattcaaatggattctagaaaaacacttgaagtgcttcatgCAATTCTTTCAAAAAGCACATGCAGTgattttgaaacccaaaatcaatcccatcaaaaacattttcaataattttaaaaGCAAATCCAACGAGTCATAAGTCTAACCAATTGTCCATACAAAAGTTCTGAATAACCCTTGAATTAAACGACAGTCTGAATAAAGCACtctactttctttttctttctttttcttgtttgttgGTATACGACAACACAAAGAGTCCCGAACTAAACGTACAACTGAAAATCTATCCACATACCCTCAGCCTCACAAACCTATAGGAAGTCGGAAACCATGCCTACCTCAGAAGCTCAAGAATTATACTTACACTCGAATACAGAGTTGTAGTCCCACTCCCTATTCCCTAAACACTTCTTCCATGGCGTCCGTACTCGGAAGTTGCTCGACAGCAGCAACTTTGGCCCCTCGACGTCTCTCATCTCGCACTTCCAGGACTTcaattccctctctctctacatGCCCAGGTAATCATTCCCCACCAAACAGAAGAAAACCCACTTCTTCTTCCAGCATCTGAACCATGATTTGGGATTGTTTTCTGCAATTTGATTGAATATATGAAATACCCAGTTCgtaatttggtgttttgatggGAGATTTGATGTGGGTTTTGGCTGGACAATAGTAGTGGATTGCTGTTAATTTGaatggaattgtgtttttgcaTTGCAGGGAAGAGTTTTGGGAGCAAGTTTTATGGAGGGATTGGGATTCATGGAAAGAAAAGGTCTCAATTCCATGTGACCAATGTTGCTACTGAAATCAGCCCTTCTGAGCAGGTCTGAATTTTCTTCATCTAATTGCAGTATTTAACAACAaattttttattggttttgaTTGATAAGTTCTATTACTAATAGATGAGGTTTAATTTGAATTGGTGGTTCAGTTTTTCTGTAATGTTGGAGAAAGAAAGATTTTTGCACTCTTGATGTTTGTTGAACCGAAAATTTCGAGAATTAGTTTGTAGTTTATTATTGGGAATTATACATGTTATGTAAAGATTTGGGTTGTGGAATTCATGTGTGATTAATTGTATTCAGGCGCAGCGGGTTG
This genomic interval from Malus domestica chromosome 05, GDT2T_hap1 contains the following:
- the LOC103434859 gene encoding uncharacterized protein At4g18490 encodes the protein MDFNLDGDFGKISYFKMDMPDLDFSSPPRKAAKTKERSEEESSKGNRQGKQDPLNSLLISISKLCIFFSFPYLNYVSDVSVLVPDTFFLGSGLDDFDLDPSLKKSERSSNKNQDSRKEVLSDRRGPQGSKIDLAEDIGTLDGGSERVDPSKIDTSLVVLRKVNSINDNCPSKSRSENLEPPHGPRSPVKVMTKSVEESDQRSHLSEKESATEPYAKPATDDLSGQLVGGVDSNGGTVFEGENDGCLQTDFNTTSSGKEDIDEKMSAGDGPNSEDLPLRDSSPVNVDSSDSKNGDGCKSGSDISTQNTEPKLGSDISTENTESAIDDLDLEDNSNTFVSRKTLLNIKGIKDDQNLTSKLPLSAESSESAVDKVTLANESKSGEFHSKISKRLEEVGSQMCQPSLIGAKSLSSGFNGIDTMRLRPAIEERVVTNAHGAQIGSKLPDTPLLVDKETKAKHVIS